The window ATGGAAGTAAAAACTAAAAATATAAGTATGTAAATACTTGTGCCTGACACCTAACGCAGTAATACGTTAAAGCGCAAGCAGGTGCCTGACCCCCAGTACGTTAACACGTTAACGTACCGGGGGTCAGGCACCATTTTTTCATTCTGCATGAAAAATTTTTCCTTGTTCATACTAACACTATTATGTTTGAAGGGAGAAATCAGGATGGATCATAACTTTAAACAATCAGATGAGGGTGTACAGGAAGATCAGGATCAACAAAAAGATGAGAAAACCTCTGGCCTATTAGAAAAAATACAGCAACTCGGAGCAACCAACGTACCACAATTATCGGTAGACTCAACGATACATTGTCTTACCATTATTGGCCAAATTGAAGGGCATATCCAGCTGCCGCCCCAAAACAAGACGACCAAATATGAGCATCTCATCCCGCAAATAGTAGCGATTGAACAAAACCCAAAAATCGAGGGATTACTTGTAATCTTGAATACAGTTGGTGGTGATGTAGAGGCCGGACTGGCCATCTCCGAAATGCTAGCTTCCTTATCAAAGCCAACAGTTTCAATTGTGCTAGGTGGAGGTCATTCAATTGGCGTTCCAATCGCTGTTTCCTGTGATTATTCCTTTATCGCTGAAACGGCAACCATGACCATTCACCCTATTCGATTAACAGGAATGGTGATTGGCGTCCCTGCAACATTTGAATACCTAGATAAAATGCAAGAACGTGTGGTGAGTTTCGTTAAGAAACATTCGAAAATACCTGAGGAAACCTTTAAGGATTTAATGTTTGCAAAGGGAAATCTAACGAGGGATATCGGAACCAACGTAATTGGATCAGATGCAGTCAAATATGGTTTAATCGATGGTGTCGGTGGAATTGGTCTAGCAATGCAAAAGCTGAACGAATTAATTGAATTAAAAAAACAGGGGAATGAAGGGATTATCCAATGATTTTATATACGATGATGCCACATGAGTTAATTTTTCCTGTTCAGGAACAGGATTACGAACAAACTGAGTTGGTCTCTTATCAGGGTGTCCCGTTACTAGTTGAGAAAACAGAGGACCGTGGTTATCGAGTCATTCGGGTGGTAAGTACCGATCCCCAACATTATTTAAATGATCAATTCTGCCCCGGAACAAAAATTTCATTTTGAATCACCTATGCTACAACAGAGTAGGCAAGCATATGGTATAATAAGGTTTAACATGAAAGAGCAGCCGTCACAAGGGCTGCTTTATTTTTCATACCAAGGAAATCCATACATAATAGCAGAACAAATAAAAATCATCAGGTGATAAAATGGTCAAGAAAAAAAGAAGATCTACTAGAAGGAAAGCAAATTTAAAAAATACATTGAAATATGAAGTAATTGGACTTATTTTGATTGCTCTATCAGTAATTGCCCTCGCCAATTTAGGAGCTGCCGGTAAAGCTATTGTCCTATTTTTTCGGTTTTTTATGGGTGAGTGGTATATCCTCAGCCTGATCTTCCTAATTATACTGAGTATTTATCTCATGTGGAAGCGAGTATGGCCCAACTTCTTTCATTCAAAAATGATTGGAGTCTACCTTATTACAGGATCACTATTACTCTTAAGCCATATTACATTATTCGAACTTCTTTCAAATGGTGGAAATTTTAAAGATCCAAGTGTCATAAAAAACACATGGGAGTTATACAAGCTTGAGGTAAGTGGAAAAACGAGTACTACCGATCTTGGTGGAGGTATGATTGGCGCCATTCTTTTTGCCCTATTCAACTTCCTTTTTGCAGAAGCGGGTACAAAGATTGTGGCCTTTGTGTTAATTATCATTGGGATTACACTAATAACAGGGAAACCGCTTGGAGCAGCACTTGGGAAAATGTTTGCAAAAATATGGACGTTTATAAAGGGACAATGGGGAGCCTTCCTTGGTGATATGAAAGACTGGGGCGAAACTCGAAAGCAAAAACAAGCAATGAAACAGCAAAAACGAGAAGAAGAAAGAATTGCCAAGGAACAGGAACGGGCCAACGAGGATGTGGTGGTTCCGATTTCACCGTTACCTATCAATGAAATAGAGCCACTCCCGACACCGGAACCGATCATTTCTAGCTTTGCAGAACGGGCTTATCCGATTACAGAGGATAGTAAACAGTCTAAAAAAGGTTTAGCAAAGGCAAAAGAGCCCGAAGAAAGTGAAGAATCAGTTCCTCCAATCACCTTTACAGAGGTTGAAAATGCATCATATGAGCTACCGCCAATTACACTATTGAGTTTTCCGCGTCAAACGGATCAAAGTGGTGAATACGAATTAATCCATGCTAATGCTGCTAAATTGGAACGAACCTTTCAAAGTTTTGGCGTTAAAGCACGTGTCACACAGGTACATCTTGGACCAGCTGTCACAAAATATGAAGTTCATCCAGATGTAGGTGTTAAGGTTAGTAAGATAGTTAGCCTTAGTGATGATATAGCTTTAGCTTTGGCGGCAAAGGGTATCCGAATTGAAGCACCTATTCCTGGGAAATCAGCAATAGGAATAGAGGTACCTAACTCTGAAGTAGCGATCGTTTCGCTTAGAGAGGTATTAGAATCTAAGCAAAATGGGAAACCCGATGCACCATTGTTAATTGGTCTTGGTCGAGATATTACCGGTGAGGCAGTAATGGCAGAATTAAATAAAATGCCTCATCTTCTTGTTGCTGGTGCGACGGGCAGCGGAAAAAGCGTATGTATAAATGGAATTATTACGAGTATCTTAATGCGTGCAAAACCGCATGAAGTCAAAATGATGATGATCGATCCAAAAATGGTTGAATTAAATGTTTATAACGGGATTCCACACTTGTTAGCACCCGTTGTAACAGATGCAAAAAAAGCATCGCAGGCTCTCAAAAAAGTAGTTAGTGAAATGGAACGTCGTTATGAATTATTCTCCCATACAGGGACTAGAAATATTGAAGGATACAACGATCATGTCAAAAGATCGAATGCAGAAGAAGAGGCAAAACAACCGCTATTACCATTTATTGTGGTCATTGTTGATGAGCTTGCTGATTTAATGATGGTTGCCTCATCAGATGTAGAGGATTCCATTACACGACTTGCACAAATGGCACGGGCAGCAGGTATCCACCTGATTATTGCCACTCAGCGTCCGTCTGTGGATGTTATTACAGGGGTCATTAAGGCAAATATTCCTTCTCGGATTGCTTTTGCTGTATCTTCAAGTACGGATTCTCGGACGATTCTAGACATGGGGGGCGCTGAAAAACTTCTTGGCAGAGGGGATATGTTGTACTTGCCAGTTGGTGCATCAAAACCTGTTCGAGTCCAAGGGGCTTTCCTATCAGACGATGAAGTCGAGGAAATCGTAGATTTTGTCATAACTCAACAAAAAGCGCAATATCAAGAAGAAATGATTCCTGATGAAAATCCATCTAATTACTCTAAAGTTGAGGATGATTTGTATGAAGAAGCTGTAGATCTCATCATTGAAATGCAGACAGCTTCAGTTTCGATGCTACAACGAAGATTTAGAATTGGTTATACCAGAGCAGCTAGATTGATTGACGAAATGGAATTAAGAGGGGTCGTCGGTGCTTATGAAGGAAGTAAGCCACGAACAGTTCTTATTGGGAAAATAAACGAAGAAACTACAAGAGATGCTTAAACTAGTATAAAAACAAAGAAGCTTGTTTCGTGAGATTTTTCAGGGGGCAAGCTTTTATTATCCTGTTGGCTGGACTCCCACTTTTTGGGGTTAAAATGTGTCATACTATTAAGAGCGTTTACATTTATTTTCATTTTCGAAGTATCTAATGTTTTCAACATAAATAATAATGTTATTTATTCTACTTTTTTTATTTGCGTAATATAGGAAATATAAGCGAAATTCGAAAGAAAATGACTGATTTTGTCAAGCTTAAAACAGGGCTAATACTAAAGTTTTTGTCTTTTTTTTCAAAAAATGAATAGGCTATTTATTTATACCAGAAAAGTGTGTTATAGTATTTTCGATTAGTAGGAATGATTGAACATCAGATGTCTGATGTCTGAAAGAAAAATGGTTGGAGGCGCCTGCAAAATGTCAATTAAATCAGATAATCGGCACTTGTATTTACAAGTTATCGATCGGTTAAAGCGGGATATTGAAAATGGGGTTTTTAAGGAAAAAGAAAAACTTCCATCAGAATTTGATCTTGCTAAACAGCTTGGAGTAAGTCGGGCAACTTTGCGGGAAGCCTTGAGAATTTTAGAAGAAGATAATGTCATTACCCGTAGACATGGTGTTGGTACATTCGTTAATACAAAGCCAGTGTTCACATCTGGAATAGAACAACTGAATAGTGTAACGAATATGATCATTCATGCAGGAATGAAGCCTGGAACCATTTTTTTGAAGTCAGAGACAAAAGGTGCCACTGAAGAGGACATTCGTCGATTCACATGTTCAAAGGATGATAATTTTGTGGTGAGTGAGCGAGTACGAACTGCCAATGGTAAACCGGTAGTCTATTGTATCGACAAGCTTCCAGAAAATATTTTACCCGAATCCTATTCTCATGGAGAGGAATCACTATTTACCACTCTTGAGTCGGTATCAAATCGGAAAATTACATATGCAGTGGCCCATATCGAGCCACTCGGTTTTCATGAAAAAATATCACCGATCCTTGAATGTGAACCCGAAACAGCATTACTAGTGTTAAAACAAATGCATTTCGACGAATCTGATGAACCCGTTCTATATTCAGTGAATTATTTTAAAGCAGATAAGTTTGAATTTCATGTCCTAAGGAAACGAATTTAATCTCCGAAGGATGGAAAAACTAAATTTATTACATGTTTTAAAGCATTCTTATTAAATCCAACAATTTTAGGGGGTACGAAATTGAAAAAGAGAAAATTTGGTTTAGCCCTGTCCCTAGTACTAGCTGCAGGAACTCTTTTAGGCGCTTGTAGTGGCGGTGACAAAGATACTGGTGATAAAGATAAAAAAGTTGACCTTAAAGTAGGTATGGTAACAGATTCCGGTACGATAGATGACAAATCATTTAATGAAGGTACTTGGGAAGGGATTCTTCAAGCAAAAGATGACCTTGGGGTTCAAGCTAAATACCTAAAACCAGCTGGTCAAACAGAAGCAGAATACTTAAAAGAAATTGGAAACTTATATGATGCGGGCTACAAGTTTATTGTAACGCCAGGATATAAGTTTGAAACAGCAATATTTAAAGCTCAAGATAAATACAAAGATGCAAAATTTGTTATTATTGATGGTAATCCACATAAAGGTGACTATAAACCAGTTGTTAAAGATAACACAGTTGCTGTTTTCTTCGCAGAGCATGAATCAGGATTTCTTGCTGGGGTTGCTGCCGCTCTTGAAGTAAAAGAAGGAGATGCAGGCTTCATCGGTGGTATGGAAATTCCTGCTGTACAAAAGTTTAACTGGGGATTCCAACAAGGTGTAAAATACGCAAATGATAATTTAGGAACCAAGGTTACGTTAAAAGCTGAGAATGTACTTTATCAAGGTTCTTTTGACAATGTAGCAGCTGGTGGACAACTTTCAGCTCAAATGTTTGACCGTGGTGTAGATGTAATCTTCACTGCAGCAGGTGGAGTTGGAGTTGGGGCCATTAAAGAAGCAAAAACACGCGCAGGTGCAGGAGAAAAGGTTTGGATTGTTGGTGTAGACTCTGACCAATATGCTGACGGTATTTATAAAGGTGATAAATCTGTCATTTTAACTTCTGCAATGAAGAAAGTTAATAAAGTTTCTTATGATATGGTTAAACAACAATTAGATGGAAAGTTCCCTGGTGGAAAAATTTTAACATTTGATGCGAAAAATGATGGTATTGGTTTGCCTGAAAAAAATCCTAACTTGAGCAGTGATACTGTTGCAAAAGTTAAAGATGTTTTCAGTAAGATTAAAAATGGTGAAATCAAAGTCTCCGCAGAACAAGGAAGCTTATTGAAATAACAAGAATGCAAATAGAGACGGTTACTCCCGTCTCTTTTGTATATTACTATGGAGAGAGTTTAGTCTGTATTGCAATTTTAATAAAGGTAATACCAAGCTATGCTACAGATTCCTGTGTAGTGATAGGGGACTCCCTATTCAGTAAGAGTCTAATTAAAAAGGTGAGTGCTACTATGAGTTATGTTGTAGAAATGCTGAATATACGGAAGGAATTTCCGGGTATTGTTGCAAATGATAATATTACCCTATCATTAAAAAAAGGGGAAATTCATGCTCTTTTAGGGGAAAATGGGGCTGGGAAATCAACCTTAATGGGTGTATTGTTTGGACTGTATCAACCCGAAAAGGGTGTAGTCAAAGTTAATGAACAGGAAGTACGAATTACCAACCCGAATGTAGCCAAACGGCTTGGTATTGGGATGGTTCACCAACATTTTAAACTGGTAGATAATTTTACTGTAACTGAAAATATTATTTTAGGTAGTGAACCTTTAAAAGGAATATCGCTTGATATAAATAAGGCGGCAAAAAGGATTCAAGAATTATCAAAGCATTATGGGTTAAATGTTGATCCTTTTGCAAAGATTGAAGATATATCTGTCGGTATGCAACAAAGAGTAGAAATTATGAAAATGTTATATCGTGAAGCTGAGGTACTCATATTTGATGAGCCTACAGCAGTTTTAACACCGAATGAAATAGACGAATTAATGAAAATTATGCGCAATCTTATTAATGAGGGTAAATCAATTATTATCATTACTCATAAATTGAAAGAAATTAAAGCTGTCGCAGATCGTTGTACAGTAATCAGACGTGGAAAATCGATTGGAACAGTGAATGTAGCGGAAGCTAGTGAAGAAAGCTTGGCAGAGATGATGGTGGGTCGCCATGTTTCTTTTAAAGTGGATAAGAAAGAAAGTACACCTGGAAACATCGTACTTAAAATAGATTCTCTTTCTGTTAAGAATAACAGAAAGGTGATGGGGTTGAAAAATTTCTCTTTAGAAGTGAAAGAGGGAGAAATTGTTGGGATTGCAGGCGTTGAAGGCAACGGACAATCTGAATTGGTAGAAGCGATAACAGGCTTAAGGAAGGCTGAATCAGGGCATATTTTATTAAATGGGGATGAAATTGTAGATATTCCCATTCATCAAAGAATTGAAAAAGGGGTTGGTCATATCCCTGAAGACCGTCAAAAAAGAGGATTAGTCTTAGATTATACATTAGAATCGAATATGGTTTTAGAAGTTTATAATAAACCCCCCTTTGCAAAATATGGACTATTAAATGTTGCAGCAATCCGGAAATATGCTAAAAAAATATTAGATAATTTTGATGTTCGTTCAGGTGAAGGTCCATCCTCCATTGCTAGAACGCTATCTGGGGGAAATCAGCAGAAGGCGATCATCGGAAGAGAAATTGAATTAAATCCGAAGTTGTTAATCGCTGTTCAGCCTACGCGGGGTTTGGATGTTGGATCGATTGAATATATCCATAAAAGATTAATTGAGCATCGAGATAATGGTAACGCTGTTCTATTAATTTCACTTGAACTAGATGAGGTTTTACAACTTTCAGATCGGATTGCCATCGTTAATAATGGAGAACTGATTGGAACTGTAAATTCTTCGGAAACAAATGAGAATGAAGTAGGACTCATGATGGCTGGCGTTAGTAAGGAGAGAAATATATGAGAAACACCATCGTATCAATTATAGCCATTATTCTGGGACTTATAGCTGGCGGTATATTAATGCTTTTTATCGGTAGTAATCCTGTTGAAGGTTATACTTTTTTGATTCAAGGAGCTCTTAAAAATATTGCGCGATTTGGGGATACTTTGGCTACTGCAACGCCATTAATATTTACAGGCTTATCTGTAGCTTTCGCCTTTCGGACAGGACTGTTTAATATTGGTGGGTCGGGTCAAATGTTAATTGGTGGTCTTTTTGCCTCCGCATTAGGATTAACTCTTGATATATCAAGACCGTTATTGTTGATTTTAATGGTTCTAGCAGGATTGTTAGGTGGGGCTTTATGGGCGTTTATTCCCGGTTTGCTCAAGGCGAAGTTCAATGTTCATGAAGTCGTATCAACCATCATGATGAACTGGATTGCCTACTGGACCATTTATTATGTGGTTCCAAGCTATTTTAAAGGTGAATTTGAAACTGAATCAATGAAACTTCCTGATGCAGCAACATTGAGAGTTCCGTTTTTAACGGATATGTTTGAAGGGTCCTACATAAATTTAGGATTATTCCTCGCTGTTATTGCTGTCATCATTATTGCATTTATCATAAATAAAACGACATTAGGTTTTGAACTTAAAGCGGTTGGCTTCAATCGACATTCTGCCGAGTATGCAGGTATGAATGTGAATCGTAATATTATCTTATCAATGGTCATATCAGGTGCGCTTGCAGGGTTAGGCGGTGTTGCATTGTATGCTGGGAATGCGTCTAGCATCCAAATTGGTATTCTACCATCCCAAGGTTATGATGGAATTGCAGTAGCATTATTGGGTGCAAACTCTCCACTAGGAACTTTTTTTGCCGCTATACTCTTTGGTATTCTTTATTCGGGAACAGGCTTTATGAATGCAATGACAGAAATTCCACCTGAGCTTGCTAACACGATTATTGCCATTATCATTTATTTTGCGGCAACAAGTGTCCTCATTGAGCGATTGATTAATAAATTTTGGAAACGGAGTTCAAAGAAGAAAAAACATACTGTGCCCGATATAAAGGAGGGGGGGTTATAAAATGTGGACAATCATCCAGCAAATATTTCCCTATGCGATCATTTTTACAGTACCTCTTCTCATCACGGCACTTGGTGGTCTCTTTAGTGAACGAAGTGGTATTGTTAATATAGGATTAGAAGGTTTAATGGTTATTGGTGCCTTTGCTAGTTCACTTACGGTTTACTATCTTCAAGATACCTGGCCAAATAGCTCATCTGTACTATGGATTGGGTTACTGGCAGCAATGGTAGCGGGAGTTCTGTTTTCTTTATTACACGCTTTTGCGAGTATTAACCTAAGTGCGGACCAGGTTATTAGCGGTACAGCGATAAACTTGATTGCTTCTGCCTTAACGATATTTTTAGCAAGAAATATTACAGGTAGTGGAAATATCCCTATTACAAATGGGTTTTCACCAATGAATATCCCATTTTTATCAAAGATCCCTGTTCTTGGTAATTTGTTTTTTACTAAGACATATCCAACCACCTGGGTTATTTTATTGATTCTGTTCTTAAGTTCATTTATCTTGTATAAAACAAAATTTGGCCTTCGACTAAGATCATGCGGTGAGTATCCACAAGCTGCTGAAGCTGCGGGTGTGAACGTTAGATTTATTCGCTATTGTGGAGTATTAATATCTGGAGCATTTGCCGGCTTAGGTGGTGCCTTAATCATTTTAACGTATGCAGGTGAATTTACAGGGACCGTATCAGGATTAGGATTCTTAGCACTTGCCTCATTAATTTTTGGCCAATGGCGGCCATTTGGGGTGTTGGGAGCTACATTCTTTTTCGGGTTTGCAAGTACGATTGCTAACGTTTCCCAGGTAATACCTGAACTGGCGGTAATTCCGCCAATCATTTTAAAGACATTTCCATATGTTGTGACCTTAATTGCTTTAGTTATTTTCTCTAAATCATCACAAGCTCCTAAAGCAGCGGGAGAACCATTCGATTCAAGTAAACGATAATGACAAACAATAAAGAATAAAACGAGGTCTGTCTCCCAGTAAAGAATGGGGAGATAGACCTTTTTGATTGTCTGTTTTCTAAAGGATTGTTGTTTTTGAACAAGTTTTGAATGTATATCTTTAAAAATAAAACTGATTGGAGCGGAAGGTGCTCGACTCCTACGGGAGCAGCGGGACAGGTGAGACCCCGCAGGAGTCGAGCCGAGGAGGCTCACCGCCCGCCCCGCGGTTTGCTGAGCACCTGGAGCGGAAATCAGCCCCTCCTCTCATAAGTAAATAGCAACAAAGTTTACGAAAACAGCTTTTCGATTTGATGTAAAAGTTTGTAATTAGATCCTTTTCAAAGGTATAGTTAAAGAATAGCGACACCCGATTTGGGTATTTCTTATAAAATGGCTTGAATTAATTAAAATTGGGAAAAATAACAGAACATGCAATTACATAAGATTAGATAATACTTGCTAAAAGGAGGATGGAAATGACTATACTAATCGAATCTATTAAAGAAATGAAGGGGTTTCAGCTTCATATCGTCAAAACCGATAAATACAAAACCAATACTTTTGTGTGGAAAATGAAAACCCCTCTTAATAAGGAAGAAATAACGCAAAGGGCATTGCTCCCTTATATTCTACAAAGTAATTCGAAAAACTTCCCTACCACAACCAAGCTCCGTTCCTATTTAGATGATTTATATGGTGCCTCTCTATATGTTGATTTAGCTAAAAAAGGGGAATACCATGTAATTAGTTTTTCATTAGAAATAGCTAACGAAAAGTTTCTATCTGATCCAACTCCGCTATTAAGGAAGGCGATTGAATTATTTTCTGAAATATTAACAAAACCAAACGTTGAGGGGACATCTTTTGAAAAAGATACAGTCGAAAAAGAAAAACGCACCCTAAAACAACGGATTCAATCGCTTTATGATGATAAAATGCGTTATTCAAGTTTCAGGCTAGTTGAAGAAATGTGTAAAGAGGAACCATATTCCTTGAACGTTCATGGACAAATGGAGGATGTTGAAAAGATTACCCCAGAAAGCCTTTACCAATATTATCAACAGGCCTTTTCTGAAGATGAAATGGACTTTTATGTGATTGGTGACGTAGTGGAGCAAGAAGTTCAAACGATAGTAGATGAACTTCTTCAATTTGCCCCTCGCACTCCCAAAAAAATGAATGAAAAGATAAGTCCAAAAGTGGTGCAGGAAAAAGAAGTGAAGGAAGAACAAGATATCAAACAAGGTAAGCTTAATATAGGATACCGCACCCATGTCATTTATGGAGACCCTGATTATTTTGCCCTTCAAGTATTTAATGGCATCTACGGCGGATTCTCACATTCCAAGCTTTTTATCAATGTCCGTGAAAAGGCAAGTTTAGCATATTATGCAGCAAGTAGGCTGGAAAGCCATAAGGGTTTGATGATGGTCATGTCCGGCATCGATAATAAAAATTACGATCAAGCAATTTCCATCATAAAAGAACAAATGCAGGCGATGAAAAATGGCGATTTTACCGATGCTGAGCTTGAACAAACAAAAGCAGTCATCAAAAATCAGCTGCTAGAAACCATCGATACATCTAGAGGCATTGTTGAAGTGTTATACCATAATGTTGTTTCGAAAACCAATATCAAACTTGATCAATGGTTGGAAGATATGGATCGAACTACGAGAGAAGAAATCGTCAAAGTAGCAGCAAAAGTAGAGTTAGATACGATTTATTTTCTAACAGGAACGGAGGCGGGTAAATAATGAATAAAATAACCTTCGACCAACTTCAGGAAGAACTTTATTTCAAGAAAATGGACAATGGATTACAAGTATATATTTTACCGAAAAAAGGGTTCAATAAAACATTTGCTACTTTTACAACAAAATACGGTTCGATCGATGATCATTTTGTCCCGCTCGGAAAGACTGAGTATGCCAGGGTACCAGATGGTATTGCTCATTTCTTGGAACATAAGTTGTTTGAAAAAGAAGATGGCGACGTCTTTCAGCAATTTAGTCGACAGGGCGCTTCAGCTAATGCGTTTACTTCGTTTACACGAACAGCTTATTTATTTTCTAGCACATCCGATGTGGAACGAAATTTAGAAACACTGATTGATTTCGTTCAAGATCCCTATTTTACCGAAAAGACGGTCGAAAAAGAAAAAGGAATTATTGGCCAGGAAATAACTATGTATGATGACAATCCTGATTGGCGTCTTTATTTCGGATTAATTGAAAATATGTATCACAATCATCCTGTAAAAATTGATATTGCAGGGACGATAAAGTCGATTGCTGACATCACCAAGGATTTATTGTACGAATGTTACAATACGTTCTATCATCCAAGTAACATGTTATTGTTTATAGTAGGACCAGTAAATCCAGAGGAAATGATGAAACAGATAACCGAAAACCAGGCGAAAAAGGACTATCATGCCCAATCTGAAATAAAGCGAAAAATTGATGAGGAGCCTGTTTCAGTAGCGGAAAAACATAAAGTTTTAAAAATGAATGTGCAAACCTCAAAATGCCTTGTTGGCATAAAGGCACTTAATAACAGGCTTTCAGGTGAGCAAATGTTAAAACATGAATTAACGATTAATGTCCTTTTAGATCTTTTGTTTGGTAAAAGCTCTGAGAACTATAATAGTCTTTATAGTGAAGGTTTAATCGACGAAACTTTTTCATTTGATTATACTTTGGAAAACGGATTTGGCTTTGCGATGGTTGGTGGAGATACAAGTGACCCGGATAAACTCGCAGAAACAATTAAGGCGATGTTCTTTAAGTCCCAAAAAGGCGGAACATTTTCAGAGGAAGCGCTAAACCGAGCAGTTAAGAAAAAAATTGGTTCCTTTTTAAGAGCAGTTAATTCGCCTGAGTATATTGCAAACCAATTTACGAGATATGCTTTTAATGAAATGGATTTATTCGCGGTTGTGCCTACCTTGGAAAAAATCACGCTAGAGGATGTTGAGAAAGAGGCGACAGAATTAATTGCCGAAGAGCGGTTTACAGTATGTCAAGTGGTTCCGAAGTCTAATTAACCAAGAAGGCGCCTGAGTAATCGGCGCTTTTTTACCTATAGAAATAGTAATGTTTCATGGAGGAGAAATATATG of the Bacillus sp. 1NLA3E genome contains:
- a CDS encoding ClpP family protease — translated: MDHNFKQSDEGVQEDQDQQKDEKTSGLLEKIQQLGATNVPQLSVDSTIHCLTIIGQIEGHIQLPPQNKTTKYEHLIPQIVAIEQNPKIEGLLVILNTVGGDVEAGLAISEMLASLSKPTVSIVLGGGHSIGVPIAVSCDYSFIAETATMTIHPIRLTGMVIGVPATFEYLDKMQERVVSFVKKHSKIPEETFKDLMFAKGNLTRDIGTNVIGSDAVKYGLIDGVGGIGLAMQKLNELIELKKQGNEGIIQ
- a CDS encoding YlzJ-like family protein; the encoded protein is MILYTMMPHELIFPVQEQDYEQTELVSYQGVPLLVEKTEDRGYRVIRVVSTDPQHYLNDQFCPGTKISF
- a CDS encoding DNA translocase FtsK; this encodes MVKKKRRSTRRKANLKNTLKYEVIGLILIALSVIALANLGAAGKAIVLFFRFFMGEWYILSLIFLIILSIYLMWKRVWPNFFHSKMIGVYLITGSLLLLSHITLFELLSNGGNFKDPSVIKNTWELYKLEVSGKTSTTDLGGGMIGAILFALFNFLFAEAGTKIVAFVLIIIGITLITGKPLGAALGKMFAKIWTFIKGQWGAFLGDMKDWGETRKQKQAMKQQKREEERIAKEQERANEDVVVPISPLPINEIEPLPTPEPIISSFAERAYPITEDSKQSKKGLAKAKEPEESEESVPPITFTEVENASYELPPITLLSFPRQTDQSGEYELIHANAAKLERTFQSFGVKARVTQVHLGPAVTKYEVHPDVGVKVSKIVSLSDDIALALAAKGIRIEAPIPGKSAIGIEVPNSEVAIVSLREVLESKQNGKPDAPLLIGLGRDITGEAVMAELNKMPHLLVAGATGSGKSVCINGIITSILMRAKPHEVKMMMIDPKMVELNVYNGIPHLLAPVVTDAKKASQALKKVVSEMERRYELFSHTGTRNIEGYNDHVKRSNAEEEAKQPLLPFIVVIVDELADLMMVASSDVEDSITRLAQMARAAGIHLIIATQRPSVDVITGVIKANIPSRIAFAVSSSTDSRTILDMGGAEKLLGRGDMLYLPVGASKPVRVQGAFLSDDEVEEIVDFVITQQKAQYQEEMIPDENPSNYSKVEDDLYEEAVDLIIEMQTASVSMLQRRFRIGYTRAARLIDEMELRGVVGAYEGSKPRTVLIGKINEETTRDA
- a CDS encoding GntR family transcriptional regulator → MSIKSDNRHLYLQVIDRLKRDIENGVFKEKEKLPSEFDLAKQLGVSRATLREALRILEEDNVITRRHGVGTFVNTKPVFTSGIEQLNSVTNMIIHAGMKPGTIFLKSETKGATEEDIRRFTCSKDDNFVVSERVRTANGKPVVYCIDKLPENILPESYSHGEESLFTTLESVSNRKITYAVAHIEPLGFHEKISPILECEPETALLVLKQMHFDESDEPVLYSVNYFKADKFEFHVLRKRI
- a CDS encoding BMP family lipoprotein, whose amino-acid sequence is MKKRKFGLALSLVLAAGTLLGACSGGDKDTGDKDKKVDLKVGMVTDSGTIDDKSFNEGTWEGILQAKDDLGVQAKYLKPAGQTEAEYLKEIGNLYDAGYKFIVTPGYKFETAIFKAQDKYKDAKFVIIDGNPHKGDYKPVVKDNTVAVFFAEHESGFLAGVAAALEVKEGDAGFIGGMEIPAVQKFNWGFQQGVKYANDNLGTKVTLKAENVLYQGSFDNVAAGGQLSAQMFDRGVDVIFTAAGGVGVGAIKEAKTRAGAGEKVWIVGVDSDQYADGIYKGDKSVILTSAMKKVNKVSYDMVKQQLDGKFPGGKILTFDAKNDGIGLPEKNPNLSSDTVAKVKDVFSKIKNGEIKVSAEQGSLLK
- a CDS encoding ABC transporter ATP-binding protein — its product is MSYVVEMLNIRKEFPGIVANDNITLSLKKGEIHALLGENGAGKSTLMGVLFGLYQPEKGVVKVNEQEVRITNPNVAKRLGIGMVHQHFKLVDNFTVTENIILGSEPLKGISLDINKAAKRIQELSKHYGLNVDPFAKIEDISVGMQQRVEIMKMLYREAEVLIFDEPTAVLTPNEIDELMKIMRNLINEGKSIIIITHKLKEIKAVADRCTVIRRGKSIGTVNVAEASEESLAEMMVGRHVSFKVDKKESTPGNIVLKIDSLSVKNNRKVMGLKNFSLEVKEGEIVGIAGVEGNGQSELVEAITGLRKAESGHILLNGDEIVDIPIHQRIEKGVGHIPEDRQKRGLVLDYTLESNMVLEVYNKPPFAKYGLLNVAAIRKYAKKILDNFDVRSGEGPSSIARTLSGGNQQKAIIGREIELNPKLLIAVQPTRGLDVGSIEYIHKRLIEHRDNGNAVLLISLELDEVLQLSDRIAIVNNGELIGTVNSSETNENEVGLMMAGVSKERNI
- a CDS encoding ABC transporter permease, which codes for MRNTIVSIIAIILGLIAGGILMLFIGSNPVEGYTFLIQGALKNIARFGDTLATATPLIFTGLSVAFAFRTGLFNIGGSGQMLIGGLFASALGLTLDISRPLLLILMVLAGLLGGALWAFIPGLLKAKFNVHEVVSTIMMNWIAYWTIYYVVPSYFKGEFETESMKLPDAATLRVPFLTDMFEGSYINLGLFLAVIAVIIIAFIINKTTLGFELKAVGFNRHSAEYAGMNVNRNIILSMVISGALAGLGGVALYAGNASSIQIGILPSQGYDGIAVALLGANSPLGTFFAAILFGILYSGTGFMNAMTEIPPELANTIIAIIIYFAATSVLIERLINKFWKRSSKKKKHTVPDIKEGGL